The Eubacteriaceae bacterium Marseille-Q4139 genome has a window encoding:
- the tadA gene encoding tRNA adenosine(34) deaminase TadA codes for MPEEKYMREAIRQAKKAAALKEVPIGCVIVHDGKIIGRGYNRRTIDGNVLAHAEIIAIRKACRKIGDWRLEDCTMYVTLEPCPMCAGAIVQARIPRVVIGCMNPKAGCAGSVLDLLHEDGFNHQAETEIGLLGEECSAMLKEFFKELRAEGKRKKEMEKEACEACQKM; via the coding sequence ATGCCAGAGGAAAAATATATGCGGGAGGCGATCCGGCAGGCGAAAAAAGCGGCGGCTTTAAAGGAAGTCCCCATCGGCTGTGTGATCGTTCACGACGGGAAAATCATAGGGCGCGGATACAACAGGAGAACCATCGACGGGAATGTGCTGGCCCATGCAGAGATCATTGCCATCAGGAAGGCGTGCAGAAAAATCGGCGACTGGAGGCTGGAGGACTGCACGATGTATGTGACGTTGGAGCCATGTCCGATGTGCGCCGGAGCCATTGTGCAGGCCAGGATTCCGCGGGTGGTAATCGGCTGCATGAATCCGAAGGCGGGCTGTGCCGGTTCGGTGCTGGATCTGCTCCATGAAGACGGTTTCAATCACCAGGCGGAGACGGAAATCGGGCTTCTGGGTGAGGAGTGCTCCGCCATGCTTAAGGAGTTTTTTAAGGAGCTCCGGGCAGAGGGAAAGCGGAAGAAAGAGATGGAAAAAGAGGCTTGCGAAGCCTGTCAGAAAATGTAA
- a CDS encoding BlaI/MecI/CopY family transcriptional regulator, with amino-acid sequence MERLKLHEGEFRFMDLIWDVEPVRSTELAKLALEKLEWKKSTCYTVLKKLEEKGFVKNENAVVTSLVDREQVGKYECEILIEKSFGGSLPAFLNAFLKDRKLSRREAEAIYRLVEQALPEEEQDKGKET; translated from the coding sequence ATGGAGAGACTGAAACTGCACGAAGGAGAATTCCGGTTCATGGACCTGATCTGGGATGTGGAACCGGTGCGTTCTACGGAGCTTGCGAAGCTGGCTCTGGAAAAGCTGGAATGGAAAAAGTCCACATGCTATACGGTGCTTAAAAAGCTGGAGGAAAAGGGCTTTGTAAAGAATGAGAATGCCGTCGTTACCTCCCTTGTGGACAGGGAACAGGTAGGGAAATACGAATGCGAGATCCTGATAGAGAAAAGCTTTGGCGGCTCTCTGCCGGCCTTTCTCAACGCATTTTTAAAGGACAGGAAACTGAGCCGGCGGGAGGCGGAGGCCATTTACCGGCTTGTGGAACAGGCATTGCCCGAAGAGGAACAGGATAAGGGAAAGGAGACATAG